Genomic window (Falco cherrug isolate bFalChe1 chromosome 4, bFalChe1.pri, whole genome shotgun sequence):
CTTCCCTCCAAACGTCAACTTCCCCTTCATCTCTCCATGACTCATCTTCCTCTCGGCCAACAGAGATAAAACCATCCCTTCTCCTTGCAGATGTgttgggaaaataatttcatgccTGGGAGGCATCTCACAACAGCGCACTGAGCGGTACCAGCCTGGGGAGGGATTCCGCcagcttttcctcctgcccACAGGAACAGATGCTCGTTGATGAGATTCAACCAAATTTTGCACTGAATGAGGCTGTGACACCATGGAAAATGTGCCATTATGCCATGTAGTTACAGTATCTCTCTATATATAGTCATATTTAGGTGCCTGAGAGGCAAAATTAGGGTCACAGAGGCATTCCCAACACTCATCTTCTTCATCTTGCCACGCCTGAATATCACCATGAGTAGTCCTCTGAGCTTTACTGTTCCTTGCTATACATTTCCACGCATCAGAACAGTTATATCTCTGCTTTAAAAGATACTTCAGGACGAATTCAGGACCAGAACCTGACAGCAAAAACACACCAATATCCATTGTCTccacttaaaatgaaaaaggctacagggaaattttaaaattaaaggtaGAAGGAAAGCAGGAGGTGTAGGAAAGCCCCCAGGCTGGAAACAAGCACCCTGGAGGGCTGAGCTCTGTTATCCTCAGGTACTGCAAAAATGCATCACTCAAAAAGGTGGAAGTCATATCCAAACgaggggaaaaataagaagATAAATTCTCGCAGGTTAAGAGGAAAACCATACTAAagctggccaaaaaaaaaaaaaaaaagactttgaaaaacaaCCCAATGAAGCAAAGGATGAATAATTCTTCATGCAGTGGGGCAGGATGCTCGTTACGGTGTCTGTGGGCTGTGGATGGCAATGGGAATGATCACAGGGAGTGAGAGGAAGCCTAACACCTGAAGCATTATAGGTGAAGTTTGGGAacaaaaacagggaaaaaaaggagcagaTCTGAGTGGGATAAGAGGGATGGTCCCTCCATGGATCTGGttaaaagacaagaaataaagaCTGTCCATTATAGGTATAGAGTAAAAAACCCACTATCCCTCTTCCATCCAGCTATAATTCCATGGTATATTGATTAAGTTATTCAATATTATCAGAGCAAATGGAGTGAATTTGGCtatttgtaaaattaaaaatgctcaACTAAGTAAGAGGTAATGATCCACGTTTTCTGCAGGAGGAGGTCACCACATGGGCAGTCGTGGTTCATCCTATTCAGAAATGACCTGAAAAAGGGAtagaagcaggggaaaaaacccagtgaAGTGACAGCCCCATGTTATTCATCAAGAAAGCAGATGaggctgaagaaatgtttcaggAATACACATTTCTAATTGCATAGGCTTTATGACAGGCTCCGAAACAGCTACCACCACACAGGTATCGGAGCTGCACTCATCCATTCTGGAAAAAGCATCCAAAAAAAGCAATCCCAGGACCATGAATTTTTCAGGAAGATGCACCAAAGGGtcatgcaggcagcagctccttcaCCTGCTTGAGCCAGGACCGCCTCTGCCTCTGTATTCCCCGCATGCCCCAATGCCAAGATCTGCTTCGTTCCCCATTTTATTTGGGGTGCCATTGGCAAAGGGCTGCAGTAGCACTTGGGTTGTGTTACTTCCATCTAGGAGAGCCACAAGATCATTTAAAATCCGCTTGCTGGCAGGAAGGACGATGGTCAAAGCTCTCCAGaagttgatatttttttaattagtagcAGCAGTGTCATGCAAAATAGCTCATCAGGGATTAGGAGATGGGTTGCGGGGATCTGCAAGAACACAGATGTTTGCTGCTCTGATGGGATGCCTACCTATCCCCCCAAAACTGCACTAATTTAACACAGTTAATTTGCAAACACAGGATCTCGTTAGCATTAGGCAAAGGACACACTGAGCCCGAGCCGCGCATGGATGTCAAAAGCATTCGGAAATTTGCTAATACGCAAGCTAAAGAGCACAAAAGGCAGATTAAAACCATTTTAGCTCATGTCAGCAAATCTTTGAATTAAGCTAAATTGGTTTCAGCCTGGGTGGGAACGGCTGGAGTGTGTCTCCATCGGGGCTCACAATGTTTTATCCAGATTAACTGAATAAactcaaagaaaaattactgcaTGTTTCTACCCGGCCAGCCAAGGGGAAGCCGCAGTCCCCCAGCACAAATCCTCCGGTCCCACACCACCGTGGGACCCTCCTGAGCCGGAATACCAGTCACGGGTGAAGTAAGGTTCCCTCCTGTCTGCCATGGGCCAACCACATCAAAAAGCTTATTTGAGCATGAGCCTGTCCCATGGTGTAGCTGGGTGGCATGTCCTCCACGGTAGGTAGGATGTCCCACCATGGTGGGATGCTCCTTCTTGGGTGGGATGTCCCCCCCCCCTTGGTGGGACATCCCCGGGGCTGGCTCACCTGGATGTTCTTCTCGCAGTCGGTCTggtggtgcagcagcagctcactcTCCAGCAGGAACCGTTTGCCACACTTGTCGCAGATCTGCATGCGGCTGTGTGTGACGTTCATGTGCTTCTCCAGGTACCAGCGGTTGTTGAAGACCCGGGGGCACTTCTTGCACGGGtagtgctgcttctcctccagcttcaCCTTCTGGCCCAAACTGTCctgttcctttttcctcttcctccctcgctggccttcctcttcctcctcctcctcctcttccacctTGGCAATCTCCTGGGACCTGGTTGCCATGGCAGGTTTGGTGGCTTTGGAAGCTCGGCTGCCTCTGCGGGGCTGCCcacccttttcccttttcacctCCAACGCGTCTTCATCGTCATCGTCATCGTCCTCTTCTTCTGTCGTCTCCTCCAGGTCTTCCTCCTCGCtgtgctcctcctcctcctcctcacccacatctgcatcctcctcctcttcctcctcctcctccccttcctcattttcctcctccccatcctcctctgTGTCACGCCCATCACCGTCAGGTCGCCCCATCACGGCTGCCTCGCTGGTGGCTGCCTTCCCCTCCATGCCCTTGGAGACATTGAGGGTCTGGTTGTTGAGGTTCACCTCCACGATGATTTGCTCCCGGTTGTACGAGCTCTGGTTGTCCAGGTCCTCCTCGGACTCCTCGCCCTCCATCTTACAGACAGCACCTGGACCACCGTCCTTCTCCTCCTTGTAGTACTGCTTGGCTGGAACAGGGGGGAGCGCCCCACCACCTGCTCCGTCCTCCACCCGCACCGAGTAGGGGTCGTTGCCCTCCCGGGCGTAGatcttggggtggggggcatcCACCTCCTGCTTGATCTCGCAGTAGTACGGGGGGGGTCCGGCACAGCCCTCAGCGGGCAGGGCCATGTCGGCGGCCAGGCTGAGCGAGCGGGTGTCGAGGAGGTcctggcaggaggaggcaaTGTTGTTCATCTGCAGCACGGCAGCCGCGTTCAGCACATCCTGCACATTGCAGGAGTTGACGAGGAGCTTGGAGGTGTAGATGAAGTTGAGGATCTGCTGGAGGCCCTGCGAGGTGAGGGCCTCCAGAGAGAGCTCCACGCGCTGCAGCTGCTTGTTTTGGGTGAAGAGGGAGTGGAAGAACTGGCTGTAGGCTGCCAGGACCCCCTTGTGCGCTGGGAAGATGCTCTTGTGCTGCACCAGCACGATGTCCACGTCGCACAGGTCCGGCTGAAAGAGGCGCTGCTCGTTCAGTCTGTCCATCAAACACGTGAAGTGGAGGGCTACATCCTCCACCAGGGAGTACTCAGCCGAAGGGTAGTCAGTCGTTTTTTCGACTATCAgctgtggggaggaaggaaataaaatcattcaAGAGGGTtctttccccaggaaaacacCCCACCCAGGCATGCCACCCATCCCT
Coding sequences:
- the ZBTB47 gene encoding zinc finger and BTB domain-containing protein 47 isoform X1, producing MLIVEKTTDYPSAEYSLVEDVALHFTCLMDRLNEQRLFQPDLCDVDIVLVQHKSIFPAHKGVLAAYSQFFHSLFTQNKQLQRVELSLEALTSQGLQQILNFIYTSKLLVNSCNVQDVLNAAAVLQMNNIASSCQDLLDTRSLSLAADMALPAEGCAGPPPYYCEIKQEVDAPHPKIYAREGNDPYSVRVEDGAGGGALPPVPAKQYYKEEKDGGPGAVCKMEGEESEEDLDNQSSYNREQIIVEVNLNNQTLNVSKGMEGKAATSEAAVMGRPDGDGRDTEEDGEEENEEGEEEEEEEEDADVGEEEEEEHSEEEDLEETTEEEDDDDDDEDALEVKREKGGQPRRGSRASKATKPAMATRSQEIAKVEEEEEEEEEGQRGRKRKKEQDSLGQKVKLEEKQHYPCKKCPRVFNNRWYLEKHMNVTHSRMQICDKCGKRFLLESELLLHHQTDCEKNIQCVTCGKGFKKLWSLHEHNKIVHGYAEKKFSCEICEKKFYTMAHVRKHMVAHTKDMPFTCETCGKSFKRSMSLKVHSLQHSGEKPFKCENCNERFQYKYQLRSHMSIHIGHKQFMCQWCGKDFNMKQYFDEHMKTHTGEKPYICEICGKSFTSRPNMKRHRRTHTGEKPYPCDVCGQRFRFSNMLKAHKEKCFRVSNPLASDTATPQPTASLAPLPPGPGVSPLPLPLLHPLPQTLPPPPHLPPPPPLFPAGRINSNNN
- the ZBTB47 gene encoding zinc finger and BTB domain-containing protein 47 isoform X2 yields the protein MDRLNEQRLFQPDLCDVDIVLVQHKSIFPAHKGVLAAYSQFFHSLFTQNKQLQRVELSLEALTSQGLQQILNFIYTSKLLVNSCNVQDVLNAAAVLQMNNIASSCQDLLDTRSLSLAADMALPAEGCAGPPPYYCEIKQEVDAPHPKIYAREGNDPYSVRVEDGAGGGALPPVPAKQYYKEEKDGGPGAVCKMEGEESEEDLDNQSSYNREQIIVEVNLNNQTLNVSKGMEGKAATSEAAVMGRPDGDGRDTEEDGEEENEEGEEEEEEEEDADVGEEEEEEHSEEEDLEETTEEEDDDDDDEDALEVKREKGGQPRRGSRASKATKPAMATRSQEIAKVEEEEEEEEEGQRGRKRKKEQDSLGQKVKLEEKQHYPCKKCPRVFNNRWYLEKHMNVTHSRMQICDKCGKRFLLESELLLHHQTDCEKNIQCVTCGKGFKKLWSLHEHNKIVHGYAEKKFSCEICEKKFYTMAHVRKHMVAHTKDMPFTCETCGKSFKRSMSLKVHSLQHSGEKPFKCENCNERFQYKYQLRSHMSIHIGHKQFMCQWCGKDFNMKQYFDEHMKTHTGEKPYICEICGKSFTSRPNMKRHRRTHTGEKPYPCDVCGQRFRFSNMLKAHKEKCFRVSNPLASDTATPQPTASLAPLPPGPGVSPLPLPLLHPLPQTLPPPPHLPPPPPLFPAGRINSNNN